In Ruminococcaceae bacterium BL-4, one DNA window encodes the following:
- a CDS encoding HPr family phosphocarrier protein → MYTAKIHLSNIDDVKKFVSLVSGFPFEVNLCTDKYKMNAKSIMGVFSLNLSEPITVEVDECNEQQKELFAQKIKEFQQTKVES, encoded by the coding sequence ATGTATACAGCTAAAATTCATCTGTCAAACATTGATGATGTTAAAAAATTTGTTTCGCTTGTGTCCGGTTTTCCGTTTGAGGTCAATCTCTGTACAGATAAGTATAAAATGAATGCAAAATCCATTATGGGTGTATTCAGCTTGAATCTCAGTGAACCGATTACAGTGGAAGTCGACGAGTGTAATGAGCAACAAAAAGAACTTTTTGCACAAAAGATCAAAGAGTTCCAGCAGACTAAAGTAGAATCGTGA
- the nrdR gene encoding negative regulator of transcription of ribonucleotide reductase nrd genes and operons (Evidence 2a : Function from experimental evidences in other organisms; PubMedId : 16950922, 27920297, 28624879; Product type r : regulator) yields MKCPYCGNEESKVIDSRPTDEGERIRRRRECLKCAKRFTTYEIIETVPIIVIKRDKSRETFDRNKLLNGLLRACEKRPISVDQLERVVDEIENMLQNSLDREVPSSLIGEYAMKQLQKIDEVAYVRFASVYRQFQDIDTFMEELSRIMKNKK; encoded by the coding sequence ATGAAATGTCCATATTGTGGAAATGAAGAAAGCAAAGTGATTGACTCTCGGCCGACAGATGAAGGAGAGCGAATTCGCCGCCGCCGGGAATGCCTTAAATGCGCAAAAAGATTTACGACTTATGAAATCATTGAAACGGTTCCGATTATCGTTATTAAGCGAGACAAATCCCGCGAAACATTTGATCGAAATAAATTGTTGAATGGCCTCCTGCGTGCTTGTGAAAAGCGGCCGATTTCGGTAGATCAACTGGAGCGTGTTGTGGATGAAATCGAAAACATGCTTCAAAATTCTTTGGATCGAGAAGTTCCGTCTTCTTTGATTGGCGAATATGCAATGAAACAACTGCAGAAAATCGACGAAGTCGCTTATGTTCGGTTTGCGTCGGTTTATCGTCAGTTTCAGGATATCGACACTTTTATGGAAGAACTTAGCCGTATCATGAAAAATAAAAAATAG
- the ydiF gene encoding Uncharacterized ABC transporter ATP-binding protein YdiF, which yields MGLMSVSGLSKSFGVETVFQNVSFEIQQNDRIGLVGANGSGKTTLLKALTLEQPADEGTVSKANRTQIGYMEQHVCRDLERTAYAEVLTVFSDLLKMERNLEEIGHAIGAGSPDMDHLIERQSLLSDTFLRRGGLTCRARARSTLLGLGFTDEQMGQPIGVLSGGQRAKLQLAKLLLSSSNLLLLDEPTNHLDISSVEWLEDFLRNFNGAFLVISHDRYFLDKLCNRTFELSNGHLTCYKGGYSSYLSQKEQNDLTVTRRYKNTQREIHRLEGVVKQQRQWNREKNIRTAESKLKVIDRLQDSLEIPESAAQTLHFHFSIKQRSGDEVLKAKDLSLTFGEKPLFENIDLDIRREERVFLLGPNGCGKTSLLKTLLGQNKPDCGTIIFGSGVSVGYYDQLQTGLHTEKNVLDEIWDSYPSLTQTQIRSALAVFLFQGDDVFKSVATLSGGERARVLLLKLMLSRSNFLLLDEPTNHLDIPSSEALENALLDYEGTLLIVSHDRYLINKLADHIYDLRPDRAVPYKGNYEDFLAEQKKEQSISEGIDLSAPKKENSYQLRKEQQAHLRKMKADVGRTENRIDEIENELQALNEQLQSPEIVSDYQTALELTKKINALQTENENLMSLWETLSKEIEDAETEVK from the coding sequence ATGGGGTTGATGAGTGTAAGCGGACTGTCAAAATCATTTGGAGTTGAAACAGTTTTTCAAAATGTCTCCTTCGAAATTCAACAAAATGACCGGATCGGTCTTGTGGGAGCAAATGGCAGCGGCAAAACGACGCTTTTAAAAGCACTGACTTTAGAGCAGCCTGCAGATGAAGGAACCGTTTCCAAAGCCAACCGCACACAAATTGGATATATGGAACAACATGTTTGCCGTGATTTAGAAAGGACTGCCTATGCAGAGGTTCTGACCGTCTTTTCCGATCTTCTGAAAATGGAACGCAATCTGGAAGAAATCGGACATGCTATTGGTGCAGGCAGCCCGGATATGGATCATCTTATTGAGCGTCAAAGCCTGCTCAGTGATACATTTCTTCGCCGAGGAGGACTAACCTGCCGCGCAAGAGCACGCAGTACTCTTCTCGGACTTGGTTTTACCGACGAACAAATGGGACAACCGATCGGCGTTTTAAGCGGAGGCCAGCGTGCAAAACTTCAGCTTGCCAAACTTCTGCTAAGTTCTTCCAATTTGCTTCTTTTGGATGAGCCCACCAACCACCTTGATATTTCCAGTGTTGAATGGCTGGAAGACTTTCTCAGAAATTTTAACGGTGCTTTTTTAGTAATTTCCCATGACCGATATTTTCTTGATAAGCTCTGCAATCGTACCTTTGAACTCTCCAATGGACATCTAACCTGTTATAAAGGCGGATATTCCTCTTATCTTTCGCAAAAAGAACAAAACGATCTGACGGTAACCAGACGCTACAAAAATACCCAACGGGAAATCCATCGTCTGGAGGGTGTGGTAAAGCAACAGCGTCAATGGAACCGAGAAAAGAATATCCGCACGGCTGAAAGCAAGTTGAAAGTAATCGACCGTCTGCAAGACTCCCTGGAAATTCCTGAAAGTGCTGCTCAAACTTTACATTTCCATTTTTCAATTAAACAGCGCAGCGGTGATGAAGTCCTAAAGGCAAAGGATCTCTCCCTCACTTTCGGGGAAAAACCGCTTTTCGAAAATATTGACCTTGATATTCGCCGTGAGGAACGCGTCTTTTTACTCGGTCCTAATGGCTGCGGAAAAACTTCTCTGCTGAAAACACTGTTGGGGCAGAACAAACCGGACTGCGGAACAATCATTTTCGGAAGTGGTGTCTCAGTCGGCTATTACGACCAATTACAGACCGGCCTTCATACAGAAAAAAATGTTTTGGATGAAATTTGGGATTCTTACCCCAGCCTCACACAGACACAAATTCGCAGCGCATTGGCTGTTTTCCTATTTCAGGGGGATGATGTCTTTAAATCCGTTGCAACTCTTTCCGGTGGTGAACGCGCCCGGGTATTGCTCTTAAAGCTGATGCTCTCCCGCTCTAATTTTCTTCTTCTTGATGAACCTACCAACCATCTCGATATTCCCTCCAGTGAAGCGCTGGAGAATGCGCTGCTCGATTATGAGGGAACTCTTTTAATTGTTTCGCATGACCGTTATTTAATTAATAAACTTGCCGACCATATTTATGATTTAAGGCCGGATCGTGCTGTCCCTTACAAAGGAAACTATGAAGACTTTCTGGCAGAACAAAAAAAGGAGCAGTCCATCTCAGAAGGGATCGATCTTTCTGCCCCTAAAAAAGAAAACTCTTATCAGCTTCGCAAAGAGCAACAAGCTCATTTGCGAAAAATGAAAGCAGATGTAGGCAGAACAGAAAATCGGATTGATGAAATTGAAAACGAACTTCAAGCACTTAATGAGCAACTGCAATCTCCAGAAATCGTCAGTGACTATCAAACAGCATTGGAACTGACGAAAAAAATCAATGCACTGCAAACAGAAAACGAGAATTTAATGTCTTTATGGGAAACACTCTCTAAAGAAATTGAAGACGCAGAAACTGAAGTGAAATAA
- a CDS encoding Endonuclease: MQIGISTACFYPEVLENGFEKLLNCGFRFFEVFVNTFSELHHPYLDQLKIQAESRGAKILSLHPFTSGFESFLLFSAYERRFEDGMEFYRQYFEAAAFLGAEILVLHGQRKERAGDIPEEIYFERYHRLFELGKTYGITLAQENVNAFCSENPEFLHRMRSYLHGDCAFVLDLKQAVRSGHDPFETCAQMGEQLIHIHLNDHKPGKDCLLPGRGITDYGRLMRQLKRQNYKGNLIIEVYRKNFGGRQDLIEAKRKAEAIQKYFYTISS; encoded by the coding sequence GTGCAAATCGGGATTTCGACCGCTTGCTTTTATCCGGAAGTATTGGAAAACGGATTTGAAAAGCTGCTCAATTGTGGCTTTCGCTTTTTTGAAGTGTTCGTCAATACGTTCTCTGAGCTACACCATCCGTATCTTGACCAGCTTAAAATTCAGGCGGAAAGCCGTGGCGCGAAGATTTTAAGTTTGCATCCGTTTACATCAGGCTTTGAGAGCTTTCTGCTTTTTTCGGCCTATGAGCGTCGGTTCGAAGACGGTATGGAATTTTATCGCCAGTATTTTGAGGCAGCGGCGTTTTTAGGCGCAGAAATTTTAGTGCTGCACGGACAGAGAAAAGAGCGCGCAGGGGATATTCCGGAAGAGATCTATTTTGAACGTTATCATCGCCTTTTTGAGCTTGGAAAAACTTATGGAATTACACTTGCACAGGAAAATGTAAATGCATTTTGCAGCGAAAATCCGGAGTTTTTACACCGTATGCGGTCTTATCTGCACGGGGATTGCGCATTTGTTCTTGATTTGAAACAGGCAGTGCGGTCTGGTCATGATCCGTTTGAGACTTGTGCACAGATGGGAGAACAATTAATACATATTCACCTTAATGATCATAAGCCCGGAAAAGATTGTTTGCTGCCAGGCCGGGGAATTACGGATTATGGTCGCCTGATGAGGCAGCTTAAACGGCAGAACTATAAAGGAAACTTAATTATTGAAGTTTATCGGAAGAATTTTGGTGGTCGTCAGGATCTGATTGAGGCGAAGCGAAAGGCGGAAGCAATCCAAAAATATTTTTACACAATATCATCTTGA